ggggggcggggaatggggcaggggcctgtctcctctagggggcgccggctcccatgtGGTCCCAGGGCAGGGACCAGCTGGCTTGGGgaagcagggaatggggcagggtctggcccctctggggggcgccagctcccatgtGGTCCCAGGGCAGGGACCagctggctggggcgggggcagggaatggggccggggtctggcccctctgggggggcgctggctcccatgtGGTCCCAGGGTGGGACTGGCTAGCtcgggggaatggggcaggggtctggccCCTcgagggggcgccggctcccacctgGCCCCAGTGCTCGGCTCTGACACCGGCTGAGCTGATGCAATCCCAGTGCCAGGACCCGCCTCTGAGAATCCTCCCGCTGGGGCGGGGCCAAGGGAGCTGTcactgtgtggggggggggcgcgatccaagcaaccccccctccccagccaatgGCCCTAGGTACCCAgccccatcacccccccccccatcacaggATGGACCACAGGCAGCACAGAGTGGGGCAGACGGGGGTAtgaacaggggatggggggggtgcAACTGAGGGTTGGGGGGAGCGGTACCGTCAGGATCATTTGTGGGGGCGAGAGggactggagagggagggggtgttaggccagggaggtggggctgggaggctcTATGGGGTGGGGTGTCAGGGCTGGGTGCTGTGTGCCGGGGTGAGGACAGAGTGGATGTGGGATAGGGAGGTGCAGGgcgtgtttggggcgggggtagAATAGGGAGGTGGGGGCTAGGAGATCTATGGGGCAGGGGTGTCAGGGCtgggaggctgtgggcaggggagggcgggaggtagtgtgggggctgtggggcaatTGTGGGGATtaggacaggaggtgggaggtgggggctgggaagatCTATGGGGCAGGGGTGTCAGTGCTAGGTGGCTGCGGGGCAGGGGAGAGTctaggacgggggtggggggctgggaagatctatggggcaggaggtgtcagtgctggggggcggggttctgtggggcagaagggggcgtggggggccggagggggtgtgtgggggcggggccagggtggttatggggcgggggggaggaggcaccagccccccctcccgccccccggtACCTGCGCTCCCGGCCGCTGCTCCCGGCCCCACGTGTCTCCGCCTTTGGCTGATCCCGCCGGCAGGACCCGCCCCGGGCTGACCGCGGCGCCGCCTGATCCCGGCCTCCCCCGCACcagctgctccccgccccccggcccgCGCTGCCTGGGACACCCCGAGACCTCGGGgacgcccccagccccaccccgcacgAGCTCAGCCGGGGGACGGGATATTTCTGGTCAGGCACCTGCCGAGCCAGCCCCAGCCGGGGTCCTCGGCCACCCAACCGGCACTTGCAGAGCCATAGAGCGCTAAGGGCCGGTAGAGAGAGCGGCCGAGCCACGCTCCCTACAGCAAGAAAAGGCCATAGAGAGGGAAAGCGCTGGGGCCCGTCCCCTGCTGGCGGGAGTGAGTCACTGCAGCTCAGTGTATCGTGACTGGCGCTATAGGGAAGGGATTGGGGGTGaccagtggggtgggggcaggagaaatggGTGCGGGGGCAGGAGATCCAGCCCAGCATGGGGAGGGGAATTTCCACTGAACCGCAGAGGGCGTTGgaaacccaccagcccccactcccctcccagagcagaagagaacccaggagtcctgagtccctcCCACAGATAAAGAGCCGGGGACTCAGAGGTGCCAAAAAACCTTCTGTATTGAGTCTGGTGATTAGAAAACACGAGCAGAACCACTCCCCATTCACAGCTCTCGGGGCTGCCCTGCTGGGATGATGTGGGGTGTCAGGCCGTGGCATGGCCCCCTGCTGGCGGGACGGGGCTGTCAGGCCACGGggttcccctgctgcccccctgctggggggatGGGCTCTCAGGCTGTGGGGTGTCCCCTGCTGGCCCTATGCTACTGGGACAGGCTCTCAGCTGCAGGGCACCCCCTGGTGGCGGGACGGGGCTCTCAGCCTGCAGGGCACCCCCCGGcggccccctgctggcaggatgggGCTCTCGAGCCGTGGGGCACCCTCTGCTGGCAGGACAGGGCTCTCAGGCCACGGGGAGCCCCCTGGTGGTGAGATGGGGCTCTCAGgcggcagggcgccccctggtggccccctgctggagggacaGGGCTCTCAGGCTGCAGGGCGCCCCCTggtggccccctgctggagggatggGGCTCTCAGGCTGCGGGGCGCCCCCTGGTGGCCTCCTGCTGGCGGGACGGGGCTCTCAGGCTGCAGGGCGCCCCCTggtggccccctgctggagggatggGGCTCTCAGGCCGCAGGGCGCCCCCTGGTGGCCCCCTGCTGGCGGGATGGGGCTCTCAGGCCACGGGGAGCCCCCTGCTGGCGGGACGGGGCTCTCAGGCTGCGGGGCGCCCCCTGGTGGCCTCCTGCTGGCAGGACGGGGCTCTCAGGCCAAGGGGAGCCCCCTGCGGGCGGGACGGGGCTCTCAGGCCACGGGGAGCCCCCTTGTGGCCCCCTGCTGGCGGGACGGGGCTCTCAGGCTGCGGGGCGCCCCCTGGTGGCCCCCTGCTGGCGGGACGGGGCTCTCAGGCTgctgggcgccccctggtggCCCCCTGCAGGCGGGACGGGGCTCTCAGGCTgctgggcgccccctggtggCCCCCTGCTGGCGGGACGGGGCTCTCAGGCAGCCCAGCTTGTTGCGCAGCGAGTTCTTGATGACGGCGGCACTGCTGGCCTGGAACTGTGACTGACCCACAGCATAGGCTGCGGgggggaagagaaaagaggggTGAATGGCAgcagcatccccccccccccgaataccTTTATGATGGACCAATCCATTATAACCCCTCCCCGGGCTAAATTATTGCCTTCCCCTCCTGGGCTGCACCattccctcactcccctcccaggccgTACCACCATTAACGCCCCCAGGCCGTACCATCGCCTTGCACCCCCTGGGCCATGCCATCATTAACCCTCCGGGCAGTATCACTGCCTAGCCCAACCTGAGCCGTACCACCACCGCAACCTCCCCCACCCAGGCCATACCATTGCCTGACACACACGGCTGGGCCATACCATCATCCTGCCCTAGGCCATACCATCATTGCCCCCCCCAGGCCATACTACTGCGTTACCCCACCCACTGGGGCCATACCATCGCCTGACCCTGATCCCTGGGCCATATCATCATTAGCCTGCCCAGTCCGCACtactgcctgcccccctctgaGCCGTACCATCATTGCCCCTCCCAGTCCATACTAttacctgtccccgccccccagggccATACCATCGCCTGACCCCCCCGGACTCACCCACGATGGCGCTGACGATGGGGGGGCTGAGGCGGTGCAGCCCGTTCTCCCCGGACAGGTTGCTCCGCGCCTGCTCCTGGCGGGAGAAGAAGACGTCGAGCAGGAGCCGGGCCAGGGCCGTCTGGCTGCGGGCGCTGGAGCGGGCCAGGGCCAGCTGGGCGGGGTAGAGGAACACGCCCCCTCCTGGAACCAGCTCCTgcatctggggggcagggaggggggcacagaggaaagTGGGGTGGAGGCAGtagggggagcaggcaggggtcaggaggggggatggaaggaagagggggaggaGACACTGTTATAATagggacccctcccccccactatcCCCcaacccactccccaccccccagctcaccccatgTTTCCAAGGTAGTGCAGGGTCCTCATAGAGCCCAGGCTCCGGCCGCACGGACTCACTGTCCACCTCCCTGGGCGGCTCCACATCGCCCCCTGCAGGGAACGGAGACACGAGTGACCACTTGCTCCCACGCTACTTCctgagaacccaggcgtccgggctcccagttcgcccccctgctctgacccaccagatCCCATTCTCATCCCCGAGGACCCAGGCGTCCCGGCTCACCGAGTCTCTGGGCCAGCACAGCGTTCTGAGCCTCCAGCTTGGCGTATCGGTCCCTCAGCGCCTCCAACTCCTGTCGCATCCTCTCGCACTCAGGCCTGGTGCAGGTCTCGGTGAGCCCTGCCCAGATGCCTGGGtctgcagggccaggggagcaGGGAACCCCGCAGCCAGAGCTGTCCACgtgggggcagtcgggggaggAGGAATGCCAGGTTTCCGAGGATGAGGTGCTTTGGGGGGTTGCCCGGCCCTCGTcctcggacacctgggtcccttcAGGGTCGAGCACGGAGGTGGTGACGTCATCAGTGTTGCCTCCTGGAATGAGACAAGGAACATTCACTGAATGAGACTTCTTGGTCTCTAGGGGAaggggacccaggcatccgggacgGCAGTGCAGGGCTCTCACCCCTAGGGGGCTGGAGACCAGGAcagggaatgggacccaggcatccgggatGGCAGCGCAGCACTCACCCTAGGGGGCTGGCAATCAGGACAGGGAATGGGACCCAGGTATCTGGGATGGCACTGCAGCGCTCGCCCTAGGGGGCTGGCGATCAGGACAGGAaatgggacccaggcatccgggacaGCAGCGCAGCACTCACCCCTAGGGGGCTGGAGACCGGGATGGGGTATGGGACCCAGGTGTCTGgcacagggggcagcacccaccTGTGCTCTGTTTCCGTCTCTCGAGGGGCAGTCTGTCCCGTCTCGTCGCCACCCGGCGGTGGGGGGGGTCCCGCAGCGTCCCGGccccccagctgctcctgggacagCCCCCGGCCTGGACCTGGATCCGCTTCAACTCCTGCCTGTCCCCTgcggggagagaagagaggatggagggacagacagagagagggaggaacAGACGGAGAAGTGGAGGGacggatggagggagggagggaggggcagacagagaggtgtggggggacggatggagggagggagggagggacagacgGAGAGGTGTCGGGGGGGGGAGGACCGGGGTGTGTCTGGAGCAGGGGGGCGCTCGCTCGCTCACCGCTGAGGGCCAGGATGCGAGCGCGGTTCAGCCCCTTGAAGAGGGGGCACCGGGCCGCCACCTCTTGGCCCGGCCGGTAGCGGGCGGGGTCCCGGCGCGGCTCGCTCACCGCCCCCAGCTCGATGATGCTGGAGAAGCCTTCGTCCAGCCAGTCCACCAGGGCCAGGCGCGCCGACATGGAGAGAGCCCCTGGGGAGAGACGGGGTGAGCCCCCCGCGCCCCctacccagccccccacaccccctacccagcccccccaccccagcgccccCAGGGGAGAGATGGGGTGAGCCCACcatgcccctgcctggccccccccacactctgcccaacccccaccccagcgcccCTGGGAGAGATGGGGTGagcccctgtgcccctgcccagcccgccaCACCtgtgcctggcccccaccccagtgcccctgcctgacccccacccctatccagcccccaccccagcaatcCCTGGGAGAGACGGGGGGAGCCCACCACACCCCCTGCTCCGgtgcctcctgccccgccccacccagcaccctctgccccagcatcccctgcccagtgccctccctcccctgaaAACCCCACCCCAGTgtcccctgccgagcccccaccccattcccccttccctcgcaccccacacagccctgctccccacagcacagagcccccggctctgctccctgcagcacggcgccccctagcaTCTCCCTGGGGCAtgggggccagccctgactgccaggggagagcgccccctaccaACTCCGACTCCTTGCCCCCTGCAGTCCAGCTATGGGGCCTGTTGCAGTAATGTTAAATATTGGGGTGGGGTCCCCCACTGGCCAAGAGCCCCTCAGGGGCCTGTCATGGCCCCCTCAGCGcccccctgctgcagcaggacGGTACCTGGGTTTCTCCTTTTGCCTGCAAatgctgctcctgtctcctctgATTGCAGCCAGCTGCAAAGGCTgctgggaaggggggggcagaaaggggtggggtcccccctttcctctcccttcccccccccagcggTGGCACCAGCTGCAATTGGCCCCCCAGGGTCTGCAAACAGTTTGCaaatggggaatggggcaggagggaggtgtgTGGGAGTGTCcctctgggtgagggggggggagttgggggctgctgcttgggggctctgggagggggagggatcagCCCTGCTGGTGCAAAACGTTTGCCGGATGTTTGCAGAGTATTTGCggctggcaggggcggggggggatgtTAACCCCTGggtgcccaggctgcaggcagggatggGGATTCAGGGAGTGCTTatgggattggggtgggggggctaaaGGGTGATCATTTAAATAGGGAGGGAGGACccagggagggaacccaggaatcctggctcccagcccccacagctgtaaccaccagaccccactcccctcccagcgtcagggagggaacccaggagtcctggcccctagccccccccagctctaaccactggaccctaCTCCCCCAGGAGTccagctcccaccccccactAACTAAACCCTACTGCTCTCTCTGTAGAAGCATGACGCAGAGTCACCCTGCCTTCCCATTGGCTGGCACTGCATCCCCACCCATCTCATGCCAACCAATCAGCAGCCAGTTAAGGGGTGAAGCAGCCAATCCCCAACCTTAGGACCATTAAAGgggcagcatccacagcagtgaccTCACCTCACGAAGGGGATTACGCAATACTCTTCAAGTGGGCGGGGCTTAAGGAGCCACTATGACATCATCAAGTCACAGCTCACAGCCTGGCCAGTGAGGTCACAGCTACTCTTAAAGAGGGCCAGGCCTGATGACATCACCAATGGGCGGAGCTTAGAGCCTGCTGAAAGCAGTCTAGTGGAAGGGGTGGAGCCTTATCTGATgacatcatttttttttaaagggaggcaCATGGAGTCCCCTGATGATATAATAATTTCTTAAAGGGAAAGATCCCTTAGGACAGGGCATGTGAAAAGGGTGGAGCCTATTGCAAAGGGGTGGAGCCTGATGATGCAATAAGCTCAGTGGGCAGAGCCTACTGTTTGCAAGGGCAGAAAGTTTTGTGACAGATGAGGTCATCCTGAGAAAAGGGCGGAGCCTGAGTAACATTTAAAGTGCGAGAATCCCATTGGACAATGACAAGGTGAAAGGGGCAGTGCTTGTCCCAGGGTGATGTCATAGTAGTGTTTGATGATGCAATATTACTTAAAGGGACAGGCAGCCTTGTGTGCAAAAGCGAGAACACAGACCACGCTAAAGGGACCAACCAAGCACCCGCTCAACCCATCCACTCTGGAGGCCCCTCCCAGCATCGAGGGAGCAGACAAGAGAAGACTGGGTCATAGCTgagggcccggacgcctgggttctcagcCCTGTTCTGGCCTGGATTGCTTTTGAGAGTGAGGAAGTcacctctctctgtgcctctgcttccccacatGTAGAACATGGATCAACCCAGGCAGCCGGGACCCTACATGGGAGCCCAAGTGTCCAGGAGCCTGCACGGCAGCTCAGCATCTAtaatgggggggatggggggaggcacGTAGATGAACCTGGGCGTCTGGGCCAAGAGAGGACGCTGGGCTGGAGCAAACGGTAGACCCTAccataaacaacaacaaaagtttgTAACCAGGCTCCAAAAACTTTTATTCCACCCGAGACTTCAAGCCATGAATCAAACATACAAAAAACCTTCATCCCCCTCGGCCCAAACCCTAAAAAAACCCCAATCCCCCCCAGGAAATTCAAACGCCCCACAACTCTTCCAGGATTTCGCCAGCTGGGGTTAATGGCACCCCAGGAGCGCAGTCCCTGCCCCTCCAAAGATGTGGGGGGAACTAAACACCCCCCTTAAAGAACAGGGAGAAAttagagtttaaaaataaaaatgaggcTTAACTGGCCATGGCCCCGGAGGTGAaagaggggggctggggagattCAAACCAGAACTAAGGGGACCCCCATAATCTTTCCCCCCCAAGGGCGGGGGACACGACAAGCCTAGGAACCACCCTGATATTCATCCCACAGGAGATAAGCAGCTCAGGGAGCACACAGAACTCAGGTGTCCTAGATCTGGGCatattggggggcaggggagttgaacccaggcatccgggcccCTAGAAAGGGCACAGCCCCCACCCAATTCTCTTGAGTAGAAGCTGAGCCCCCATGCAGggccccggatgcctgggttccccTCTGCTCTTCCTGTTCCCTCCCAAGCACAAGCGGAGATGATCCCAGGAGTCTGGAGGCCTGGGCTTGCAGAGAGAAACTCAGGCCTCCGGGGCCTGGGAGGGCAGGGTGAAAAGgaagaacccaggcatccgggctccTGGATAGGGGCTGGGCTCCTACTCCCAGAGCGTGGAGGGAGCAGagtggacccaggagtccgggctcctggACGGCGActcagctcctgctcccagccaggaggGGGAGCAGCCACGGACCCAGGCGTCCAGGAGCATCGGTGTAGTGGCAGGAGCTGCCGAGCAGGGGGGATTTTACGGCTGGCGGGAAGCAGCCGGGTGGGGCAGGTCtccgccctgcaccccctgcagcagggagggagggggggcatggggggggtCACTGCTTCTGCTGCAGCGCCTCCTTGCGCGCGGCGTCCTGCAGCAGCTGCGTGTCCACCTCGTCCGCCGGCAGCTGCACGTAGCGCACCACGGAGCCGCGGATAAAGCAGTTCTTCACCgacagctggggggagagagcgGGGTTAGGGGGAGggccccctgctggcagggggTGTCAGAGCCCACCCCCACACGTGTCCACACCCCCTGATGGCAAGGGGGTCTCAGAGCTCCCCCACACACACGTGTCCCCACCCCCTGATGGCGAGGGGGTCTCAGAGCTCCCCCCGCACGTGTGTCCGCAGCCCCTGATGGCGAGGGGGTCTCAGAGCTCCCCCCGCACGTGTGTCCCCACCCCCTGATGGCGAGGGGGTCTCAGAGCTCCCCCCCCAtgtgtgtccgcaccccctgctggcAAGGAGGGGATCAGTGTCTGCCCCCCTGTGTCTGTGAccccgccccctgcaggctgggtGAAGACCCCAGACCCACCCTGTGAGAAATGCCATCAGCACGTctgacccccccactccccggACAACCGCCCGCTGCCCCCcacgctccccacccccccccccccccagcagggcccctccaccccagccaaGGAGGAGGCGGCCCCTACCATGTGGGGTACTTCTCGGGTCCGTCACGCTGATGTCGGTCAGCTTGATGTTCAAGTACTGGCAGGATGGACAGACACACGGACAGTTAACACCCAGATTGGGGCGCTACCTTCCTGCTTCGCTCTTACAGGAaagcgggggtggggcagggaatggggcactggGCCTTTCCCCTGTACGGGCGGCGGAtccgatccggccccagggcggggactggctggctttggggaagaggggagTCCATGGGGGCACCAGATCCGATCCGGCCCCAGGACAGGGGACGGGCTGGTccggagggtgggatggggggggcgcagggggcgccggctccgatCCAGCCCCAGGACAGGGGACAGGCTGGTtcagggggtgggatgggggggcacAGAGGGTGCCAGCTCTGATTTGGCCTCAAAGCAGAGGAATCTCTTGGGCCAGGAGCACTGAGGGGGGGACACGCTCTGAAAATAACCTGGACATTTCTTACCTGATCCACAGAATGGAGGGTCCCACAGATACTGCAACAGAGAGGGAGGCGTGTTACCACAGGGGAACGGGGTGCAGGGGTTACagcgggggggtgcagggggagatgggactgggagccagaactcctgggttctaccccagctctgggaggggagtgggggctggtgggttagagcagggtgggctgggagccaggactcctgggttccctcccgaGCTCTGGGGGAGCGGAGGAGTGatgactagtggttagagcgggggggggctggcaggcaATGGGGGACCCCCGTGTGCACCAGGACTCACCTCAGATCATTTTTTAACTCCACCACCACGTCCTTCCCCACCAGGGATTTGAAGAACGAATAGAAAAGCTGGTGAgagatgggggggaggaggtgagaCCCCCATGGAGAGACAGAGACAtcacagctccccacccccgacTGCCCCCTTCGTCTGGGGCACCTCACCatcacctccctgcagccccccaacCGCCCCCCAGACCCCATCCTCCTCCCGCTCAGCATTCACCCCCCACTGGgtcagtgcccccctcccccgaaccCTGGGGCCGGCCATCAGGCCGGGGGGGGATGGTGCATGTCAGCACCCCAGGGCCCCTCCATGCCAAGCGATGGGGCCTCTCCCCAGGGACTCACTGGCacggagccggggggggggggtcccccagtgcctccccacCAGCCAGCGGCTCTCAGGCCGGCTCAGATGCCGGGTGCCCCTTGCCACCCCTCAAGGCCAGCcagggggtccccccccccccgtctccagGCTAGTTGGGGGGCAGCTCCTCCGCGGCTCTCCAGCCTGTCCCCGGACtctgcccccgctcctccccgAGACTGctaacccccccacccagcacccccaccacctccagcgCTCAGGGAGACGCGTGAGCCACTGATCACCCGCCCCCCAGCAACATCACTCGCCCCCCAACAGGCCCCAAGGCCGGCCGGGCCCCCACTTGCTTCCAGCTGCTGGAGAAATGTGACAcgctgctcccccacccacccccacatctccccggctccccacatccccagctcctGCATATCCCCAGACCCCACCCTGCATATCCCCagacccccacatccccagctcctGCATATCCCCAGACCCCACCCTGCATATCCCCagaccccacatccccagctcctgcatatccccagctgccccagacCCCATCCTGCATATCCCCagacccccacatccccagctcctgcatatccccagaccctccccacatccccagaccctccccacatccccagaCCCCTGCATATCCCCAGGCTGTCCCAGACCCCACCCTGCATATCCCCagacccccacatccccagctcctgcatatccccccccctcccatcccccagacCCCCTGCATATCCCCCAGACCCCTGCATATCCCCAGGctgccccagacccccaccctgCATATCCCCCagacccccccacatccccctgctccctgcatatcccccagctgccccagacccccaccctgCATATCCCCAGACCCCCacatcccctgctccctgcatatccccagctgccccagacCCCATCCTGCATATCCCCAGACCCCCATCCCACATCTC
This DNA window, taken from Mauremys reevesii isolate NIE-2019 unplaced genomic scaffold, ASM1616193v1 Contig1, whole genome shotgun sequence, encodes the following:
- the LSM2 gene encoding U6 snRNA-associated Sm-like protein LSm2, producing MLFYSFFKSLVGKDVVVELKNDLSICGTLHSVDQYLNIKLTDISVTDPRSTPHGRGRLLLGWGGPPPNPALSPQLSVKNCFIRGSVVRYVQLPADEVDTQLLQDAARKEALQQKQ
- the LOC120392486 gene encoding uncharacterized protein LOC120392486 isoform X1, with translation MSARLALVDWLDEGFSSIIELGAVSEPRRDPARYRPGQEVAARCPLFKGLNRARILALSGDRQELKRIQVQAGGCPRSSWGAGTLRDPPHRRVATRRDRLPLERRKQSTGGNTDDVTTSVLDPEGTQVSEDEGRATPQSTSSSETWHSSSPDCPHVDSSGCGVPCSPGPADPGIWAGLTETCTRPECERMRQELEALRDRYAKLEAQNAVLAQRLGGDVEPPREVDSESVRPEPGLYEDPALPWKHGMQELVPGGGVFLYPAQLALARSSARSQTALARLLLDVFFSRQEQARSNLSGENGLHRLSPPIVSAIVAYAVGQSQFQASSAAVIKNSLRNKLGCLRAPSRQQGATRGRPAA
- the LOC120392486 gene encoding uncharacterized protein LOC120392486 isoform X2, giving the protein MSARLALVDWLDEGFSSIIELGAVSEPRRDPARYRPGQEVAARCPLFKGLNRARILALSGDRQELKRIQVQAGGCPRSSWGAGTLRDPPHRRVATRRDRLPLERRKQSTGGNTDDVTTSVLDPEGTQVSEDEGRATPQSTSSSETWHSSSPDCPHVDSSGCGVPCSPGPADPGIWAGLTETCTRPECERMRQELEALRDRYAKLEAQNAVLAQRLGGDVEPPREVDSESVRPEPGLYEDPALPWKHGELVPGGGVFLYPAQLALARSSARSQTALARLLLDVFFSRQEQARSNLSGENGLHRLSPPIVSAIVAYAVGQSQFQASSAAVIKNSLRNKLGCLRAPSRQQGATRGRPAA